A genomic region of Dickeya solani IPO 2222 contains the following coding sequences:
- a CDS encoding serine hydrolase gives MKIVTPFISWGRVVVVAATALMTVSPVLRAEQAPPPPQIEAKAFILIDYASGRVLAESNADVRLDPASLTKIMSSYVIGQAIKVGKITPEDKVTVGKDAWATGNPALRGSSLMFLKPGDQIPVSDLNKGMVIQSGNDASIALADYVAGSQDAFVSLMNQYAATLGLTNTHFLTVHGLDTPGQYSTARDMARLTQALIRDVPSEYALHSEKEFTFNNIRQPNRNRLLWSGNLHVDGVKTGYTGGAGHSLVASAVDSDMRLISVVLGAPSDAVRFRESEKLLTWGFRFFETVTPVRSDTPFTTQRVWFGTEKQARLSVAQDAALTAPKGQMKNLKASFTLTQPQLKAPLKKGQVVGTIDFQLDGNSIGQRPLVVMEDIPEAGFFSRLWDTVLMTLSGWFGGLFG, from the coding sequence ATGAAGATAGTGACACCTTTCATTTCTTGGGGACGCGTAGTCGTGGTGGCCGCCACGGCGCTGATGACGGTTTCGCCGGTGCTTCGGGCTGAGCAGGCGCCGCCCCCGCCGCAAATTGAGGCTAAAGCCTTTATTCTGATTGATTACGCTAGCGGGCGGGTGCTGGCGGAGTCGAATGCCGATGTCAGGCTGGATCCCGCCAGCCTGACTAAAATCATGTCCAGCTATGTGATTGGTCAGGCCATCAAGGTGGGCAAGATCACGCCGGAAGATAAGGTCACCGTTGGAAAAGACGCCTGGGCTACCGGTAATCCGGCGCTGCGTGGGTCGTCGCTGATGTTCCTCAAGCCGGGTGACCAGATTCCGGTGTCCGATCTTAATAAAGGCATGGTGATTCAGTCCGGTAATGACGCCAGTATCGCACTGGCGGACTATGTCGCCGGCAGCCAGGATGCGTTCGTCAGCCTGATGAACCAGTACGCCGCTACTCTCGGACTGACAAATACCCATTTTCTCACTGTGCATGGCCTGGACACGCCAGGGCAGTACAGCACGGCCCGCGACATGGCGCGTCTGACTCAGGCGTTGATCCGCGATGTGCCGAGCGAATACGCGTTGCACAGCGAAAAAGAATTCACGTTCAATAATATCCGCCAGCCCAATCGCAACCGCCTGCTGTGGAGCGGCAATCTGCACGTAGATGGCGTGAAAACCGGTTATACCGGCGGCGCGGGCCACAGTCTGGTGGCGTCCGCCGTCGATAGCGACATGCGGCTGATTTCGGTCGTGCTGGGCGCGCCGTCCGACGCGGTGCGCTTCCGGGAAAGTGAAAAACTGCTGACCTGGGGATTCCGTTTCTTTGAAACGGTGACGCCGGTACGCAGCGATACGCCGTTTACGACTCAGCGGGTGTGGTTCGGCACTGAAAAACAGGCCAGACTGAGCGTCGCGCAGGACGCCGCGCTGACCGCGCCGAAAGGGCAGATGAAAAACCTGAAGGCCAGCTTCACGCTGACTCAACCACAGTTGAAGGCGCCGCTGAAGAAAGGGCAGGTGGTCGGAACCATTGATTTTCAGTTGGATGGCAACAGTATCGGCCAGCGGCCGTTGGTGGTGATGGAGGATATACCGGAAGCCGGCTTTTTCAGCCGCCTGTGGGATACGGTGTTGATGACGCTGTCCGGCTGGTTTGGCGGATTATTCGGCTAA
- a CDS encoding aspartate:alanine antiporter yields the protein MNINVADLLNGNYILLLFVVLCLGLCLGKLRLGSVQLGNSIGVLVVSLLLGQQHFAINTDALNLGFMLFIFCVGVEAGPNFFSIFFRDGKNYLMLALVMVSSALLIALVLGKVFGWGIGLTAGMLAGAMTSTPVLVGAGDTLRNTISLGPQLSMTQEQLSLGYALTYLIGLVSLIFGARYLPKLQHQDLPTSAQQIARERGLDADSQRKIYLPIIRAYRVGPELVAWADGKNLRELGIYRQTGCYIERIRRNGILATPDGDAVLQLGDEIALVGYPDAHARLNPNFRDGKEVFERDLLDMRIVTEEIVVKNHNAVGKRLSQLKLTDHGCFLNRIVRSQIEMPIDDGVVLNKGDVLQVSGDARRVKSIADRIGFISIHSQVTDLLAFCAFFIIGIMVGLITFQFRNFSFGVGNAAGLLFSGIMLGFLRANHPTFGYIPQGALNMVKEFGLMVFMAGVGLSAGSTINHSFGDVGIQMVLSGLIVSLLPVVVCFLFGAYVLRMNRALLFGAIMGARTCAPAMEIISDTARSNIPALGYAGTYAIANVLLTLAGSLIVIIWPQLPG from the coding sequence ATGAATATAAACGTCGCTGATTTGTTAAACGGGAATTACATTCTGCTGTTGTTCGTGGTTCTCTGCTTGGGTCTTTGTCTGGGAAAATTGCGGCTCGGTTCGGTTCAACTCGGCAATTCCATTGGCGTTCTGGTGGTATCGCTGTTGCTCGGGCAGCAGCATTTCGCCATCAATACCGACGCGCTCAATCTCGGTTTCATGCTGTTTATTTTCTGCGTCGGCGTGGAAGCCGGCCCCAACTTCTTCTCGATTTTTTTTCGTGACGGCAAGAATTATCTAATGCTGGCACTGGTCATGGTCAGCAGCGCATTGCTGATCGCTCTGGTGCTGGGCAAGGTATTCGGCTGGGGGATCGGCCTGACCGCCGGCATGCTAGCGGGCGCCATGACCTCAACGCCGGTGCTGGTAGGTGCCGGGGATACGCTGCGCAACACCATCAGCCTTGGACCACAGTTGTCGATGACGCAGGAGCAACTGAGTCTGGGCTACGCGTTGACCTACCTGATCGGTCTGGTCAGCCTGATTTTCGGTGCCCGCTACCTGCCAAAACTGCAACATCAGGATCTGCCGACCAGCGCCCAACAGATTGCCCGCGAACGCGGCCTGGACGCCGACAGTCAGCGCAAGATCTACCTGCCGATCATTCGCGCCTATCGGGTCGGCCCGGAACTGGTGGCCTGGGCCGATGGCAAAAACCTGCGTGAGCTGGGTATTTATCGTCAGACCGGCTGCTACATTGAGCGCATCCGTCGCAATGGCATTCTGGCGACGCCGGATGGCGACGCGGTGTTGCAATTGGGAGATGAAATCGCGCTGGTGGGGTATCCGGACGCTCACGCCCGCCTCAACCCCAATTTTCGCGATGGCAAGGAAGTGTTTGAACGCGACCTGCTGGATATGCGGATCGTGACCGAGGAAATCGTGGTGAAAAACCACAACGCCGTGGGCAAACGCCTGAGCCAGTTGAAACTGACCGACCACGGCTGTTTCCTCAACCGCATCGTCCGCAGCCAGATTGAAATGCCGATCGATGACGGCGTGGTGCTGAATAAAGGGGACGTTTTGCAGGTCAGCGGCGACGCCCGCCGGGTGAAAAGCATCGCTGACCGCATCGGTTTTATTTCCATTCATAGCCAGGTCACCGACCTGCTGGCCTTCTGCGCCTTTTTCATCATCGGCATCATGGTGGGGCTGATCACCTTCCAGTTCCGCAATTTTTCCTTCGGCGTCGGCAACGCGGCAGGCTTGCTGTTTTCCGGCATCATGCTTGGTTTTCTGCGCGCCAACCACCCGACGTTCGGTTACATCCCGCAGGGCGCGCTGAATATGGTGAAAGAGTTCGGCTTGATGGTCTTCATGGCCGGCGTCGGACTCAGCGCCGGCAGCACCATCAACCACAGCTTTGGCGACGTAGGCATCCAGATGGTGTTGTCCGGACTGATCGTCAGCCTGTTGCCGGTGGTTGTCTGTTTTCTGTTCGGTGCCTATGTACTGCGCATGAACCGGGCGCTGCTGTTCGGCGCCATTATGGGAGCACGCACCTGCGCCCCGGCGATGGAGATCATCAGCGATACCGCCCGCAGCAATATCCCGGCGCTGGGTTACGCTGGGACCTATGCCATCGCTAACGTGCTGCTGACGCTGGCCGGGTCGCTGATTGTGATTATCTGGCCACAACTACCTGGTTGA
- a CDS encoding alpha/beta fold hydrolase, translated as MSIEKCIVTYDSWKIYVERHISDPAHETIIMVNGALSTTAAFKNTVKNLSSRFNIILFDLPFIGESLPHNTLDRVITKSDEVNILLHLIDTFEPDHILSISWGGLSSMLALSNKPKQIKKAVIASFSAHLNDKMRDYIQRARHYIHSKEFENAAELLNNEVGKFLPPLLKHINLKHISSMSEFAFQQVNFHIDQVLTLKEEQYIEMFKDINAEILFLNGENDEYTTADDIKKMEKYIRICEFSTIPEAGHFLDLENRKAAKQVAERIITFFA; from the coding sequence ATGTCCATAGAAAAATGCATTGTCACATATGACTCATGGAAAATATATGTTGAAAGGCATATTTCCGATCCTGCACATGAAACCATCATTATGGTTAACGGAGCACTATCGACAACGGCGGCATTCAAAAACACCGTCAAAAATCTGTCCAGCAGGTTTAATATCATCCTTTTTGATTTGCCGTTTATTGGTGAATCACTGCCTCACAACACGCTGGATAGAGTCATAACCAAAAGCGATGAAGTCAACATCCTGCTTCATCTCATCGATACGTTTGAACCGGACCATATCCTGTCGATTTCGTGGGGCGGTCTGTCGTCAATGCTGGCCTTGTCAAACAAGCCCAAACAGATCAAGAAAGCCGTGATCGCGTCATTTTCAGCGCATCTTAACGATAAAATGCGGGATTATATCCAACGCGCCAGGCATTATATCCATTCGAAGGAATTCGAAAATGCGGCAGAGCTGCTCAATAATGAAGTAGGTAAATTTCTGCCGCCGTTATTGAAGCATATTAACCTTAAGCACATCTCCTCCATGAGCGAATTTGCATTTCAGCAGGTCAATTTCCATATAGACCAGGTTCTCACTCTTAAGGAAGAGCAGTATATCGAGATGTTCAAAGATATTAATGCCGAGATACTTTTTTTGAATGGCGAAAATGACGAGTACACTACCGCCGACGATATCAAAAAAATGGAAAAATATATCAGAATCTGCGAATTCAGCACGATTCCTGAAGCAGGTCACTTCCTTGACCTCGAAAACAGGAAAGCTGCAAAGCAGGTAGCGGAAAGAATAATAACGTTTTTCGCATAA
- the deoR gene encoding DNA-binding transcriptional repressor DeoR — protein METRRAARLNKLAQALKKADKLHLKDAAQLLGVSEMTVRRDLNAQPEASVVLLGGYVVCDLKTNGATSYFVSDQQAKHVVEKSIVGELAASCIEPNDTLFFDCGTTIPFIIAAIPDDLPFTGICYSLNTFLALQGKPNGRVILCGGEFHPDNAIFTPLGRQHELDQICPTKAFISAGGIDPEAGATCFNFAELAMKHRAMALSQRVILVADGSKFGKRKPARIGALTLFDTVITNHTPGADCMHYLKSNNIRLLTP, from the coding sequence ATGGAAACGCGTCGCGCAGCACGGCTCAACAAATTGGCTCAGGCTTTAAAAAAGGCCGATAAACTGCACCTGAAGGATGCGGCGCAACTGCTTGGCGTCTCTGAGATGACAGTCCGACGCGATCTGAACGCTCAACCAGAGGCGTCGGTGGTGCTGCTGGGCGGCTACGTGGTTTGTGATCTGAAAACCAACGGCGCCACCAGTTATTTTGTCTCCGACCAGCAGGCAAAGCACGTGGTGGAAAAAAGCATCGTAGGCGAACTGGCCGCCAGTTGCATCGAACCGAACGATACCTTGTTCTTTGACTGCGGCACCACCATCCCTTTCATCATCGCCGCCATTCCGGATGACCTGCCGTTTACCGGCATTTGCTATTCGCTCAATACTTTTCTGGCGCTACAGGGTAAACCGAACGGCCGGGTGATTCTGTGCGGTGGGGAGTTCCATCCTGACAACGCCATTTTTACTCCGCTGGGGCGTCAGCATGAACTGGATCAAATCTGCCCGACCAAAGCGTTCATCTCGGCGGGAGGAATCGACCCGGAGGCAGGCGCCACCTGTTTTAATTTCGCCGAGCTGGCGATGAAACACCGCGCGATGGCGTTATCCCAGCGCGTAATTTTAGTGGCGGACGGCAGCAAATTCGGCAAACGCAAACCCGCACGCATCGGCGCGCTGACTTTATTTGATACGGTCATCACCAACCACACGCCGGGCGCTGACTGCATGCACTATCTCAAATCCAACAACATTCGCCTGCTGACGCCCTGA